The following are encoded together in the Bombus affinis isolate iyBomAffi1 chromosome 6, iyBomAffi1.2, whole genome shotgun sequence genome:
- the LOC126918082 gene encoding uncharacterized protein LOC126918082 translates to MSEIEKIENSTMENQDICSESFEKSKVLISSEANSLNESQDFHLIDTSDDESQRNLENTKDEKTLSFVSGDNAGSTLNEIKLTAEHIAKLDVQNDDIIKVEDTQDIEVMKEKEKQDIEPSKKEEEKEVNESSTFENKDKFSDDENEEIIHCTPSEVSSPSKKQGGTNIISLKRKMGSFTEPPTKILRTSSREDVSVPEKLVQEEEENWNFHHEFPKNCSNTNIIIAETQDVGEDDNMKEMIELSISCKERDRDENHLELEMKDYEIDKKKNFNDISKLHQAITKRDLNEETSEVKNVSQSNENRVIQVQTKEKDCTSSLKTVAVEKLKADLNNKNTDSIRTIEAEDSKVTYSEKAEDMENGIEPKRNISSEENSSNVQEISMSKEVCESHSNMYSGSISKSRMSIELIYDKTTVHEAKPRSKELVEIDEDGEKIVLDSSQEDSGGKTESKSVLDNTKSDTIYKSCYDSKNSSEFSYKSIENAKESSLDSVKSSGKLVNGSSESKKCDTDSTASLQSDTFNDMPVLDKADNIATSVHNINKQVKSISILKDSDHADLLSVSDNEPDVFIVDDKSKSNSIHSSTITKALQMEKEIGMYVRMKCLLHIDEGTKEFLSKEIIGVQCETVATDSCSTLTRQKNNDTSASLADISGNDNKEISPGSVNSNPQLYQLNPSRLSFASTISLSSASSAASLAAKLAVRDSTHFSLPRIPAKHAKRHGQDIHSLNDKHAIDEAYERLSKEWQNSHLLATTILNFANTELTGVDAYNVSNERIDDQLQKIRSSTPEVSQDIIQLQTPKSTKKSKAVKRPRSRSTKSDNQSNGVNKISKVLNLAESINTPNRKKSKTEHTDNISSIINVSTKSESHIIADELIGKAVFAKWSDNNYYPGTVIDKIKTKYKVNFYDGKNKILIEDFVIPIPKVLKEGLSVYAATKNYDYGSCGIIINAEIVNNEVYYTVETDEGEKLEVQIKDLSLSADQAQVLKEEINLGNKSLPSTPKHLGQITLDNMVDGKRRSKRIATPSFSTPKSKLIQTPTNKIEVEPSVSGITSSIKKEKKIPFESDGVSSDSNVSVKDEVFSIGVQPEIIGTPYEQVVKGPQNRIKSKSRSKKKVDDEETIAMFGPIPRTDSNLFKGMSFLLTCASVETIDRFQDDKDSDPGTEDEIEWSKKPFIRDRLNKQIVAGGGKVYTDFSEIPQDEYKNTKLITNVPNTTAKTLLCLSVGIPAYNHNWIIRCCQEGKFVNPAEDGLPAGWSLDKNSYIEMFQRQSNKPLTQVVVIIPVVESEKQFAPFWRQICENAGAVIILADKADVMESFVQGTVVLTNSLCPSWAVEKANKLQIPLLSTTWIVQCLIEGKFCPYDASVRYKYNYKKNLVH, encoded by the exons atgtcagaaatagaaaagatagaaaatagTACAATGGAAAATCAAGATATATGTTCTGAAAGTTTTGAAAAGAGCAAGGTTTTGATATCTAGTGAAGCCAATAGTTTGAATGAAAGTCAAGATTTTCATCTAATAGATACAAGCGATGATGAATCGCAACGAAATTTAGAAAATACAAAAGATGAAAAAACATTATCTTTTGTCTCTGGTGATAACGCAGGATCAACTTTGAATGAAATAAAACTAACGGCTGAGCATATAGCAAAGCTTGATGTACAGAATGATGATATTATAAAAGTAGAAGATACGCAGGACATTGAAGTTatgaaggaaaaggaaaaacagGACATAGAGCCATCTAAAAAGGAAGAGGAGAAAGAGGTTAATGAAAGTAGTACCTTTGAGAATAAAGACAAATTTTCTGATGatgaaaatgaagaaataatacACTGCACACCATCTGAGGTGTCTTCACCATCTAAGAAACAAGGTGGTACTAATATAATAAGTCTAAAACGTAAAATGGGTTCATTTACTGAACCACCTACAAAAATTTTAAGAACATCATCTAGGGAAGATGTATCAGTGCCTGAGAAACTAGtacaggaagaagaagaaaattggAATTTTCATCATGAATTTCCTAAAAATTGCTCTAACACAAATATCATAATTGCAGAAACTCAGGATGTTGGAGAAGATGACAACATGAAAGAAATGATAGAATTGTCAATATCatgtaaagaaagagatagagatGAAAACCATCTGGAATTGGAAATGAAAGATTATGAAATagataagaaaaaaaattttaatgatATATCAAAACTACATCAAGCTATTACAAAGAGAGACCTTAATGAAGAGACATCAGAGGTAAAAAATGTATCACAATCTAATGAAAATAGAGTAATACAGGTTCAAACAAAAGAGAAGGACTGTACGTCTTCTCTAAAAACTGTTGCAGTTGAGAAATTAAAAGCggatttgaataataaaaatacagatAGCATTAGAACAATTGAAGCAGAAGATAGTAAAGTAACATACAGTGAAAAAGCAGAAGATATGGAAAATGGTATTGAGCCTAAAAGAAACATCAGTTCAGAAGAAAACAGTAGCAATGTTCAAGAAATATCAATGTCTAAAGAAGTATGTGAATCTCACTCTAACATGTATTCTGGGAGCATATCCAAATCGCGAATGAGCATAGAACTTATATATGATAAAACTACTGTTCACGAAGCTAAGCCGAGATCCAAAGAATTAGTAGAAATTGATGAGGATGGAGAGAAGATAGTATTAGATTCGTCTCAAGAAGATTCTGGCGGAAAAACCGAGAGTAAGAGTGTCCTAGATAATACAAAGTCTGATACAATATACAAAAGTTGTTACGACAGTAAAAATAGTAGCGAATTTAGTTATAAATCGATAGAAAATGCCAAAGAATCATCCCTTGATTCGGTTAAATCCAGTGGTAAATTGGTAAACGGAAGTAGTGAATCAAAAAAATGCGATACCGACAGTACAGCTAGTTTACAATCAGACACATTTAACGATATGCCAGTTCTTGATAAAGCAGATAACATTGCCACATCCGTACATAATATAAACAAGCAAGTTAAATCAATTTCTATACTTAAAGACAGCGATCATGCTGACTTATTAAGTGTAAGTGACAATGAGCCTGATGTTTTTATAGTAGATGACAAAAGTAAGTCGAACTCGATTCACAGTAGTACTATCACAAAAGCCTTAcaaatggaaaaagaaattgGTATGTATGTTAGAATGAAATGTTTATTACACATTGATGAAGGCACAAAGGAATTTCTAAGTAAAGAAATCATTGGTGTGCAATGTGAGACTGTTGCTACAGACAGTTGCTCCACTTTAACCAGACAGAAAAACAATGATACATCTGCTTCATTGGCAGACATTTCTGGGAATGACAATAAGGAAATATCTCCTGGATCAGTAAACAGTAACCCGCAATTATATCAGCTGAATCCTTCCAGGCTTTCATTTGCTTCAACAATCAGCTTAAGTTCCGCATCTAGTGCCGCTTCACTGGCAGCCAAGCTTGCGGTAAGAGATAGTACACATTTCTCGTTACCGAGAATACCGGCGAAACATGCGAAAAGACACGGCCAAGATATTCATTCGCTGAATGATAAACACGCAATAGACGAAGCGTACGAACGTCTAAGCAAAGAATGGCAAAACAGTCATCTTCTTGCAACAACTATTTTAAACTTTGCAAATACCGAACTCACTGGAGTTGATGCATACAATGTTAGCAACGAGAGGATAGACGACCAGTTACAAAAGATTCGGTCTTCTACGCCAGAAGTATCACAAGATATAATTCAGTTACAAACTCCTAAAAGCACAAAGAAGAGCAAAGCAGTAAAGAGGCCAAGAAGTAGAAGCACCAAATCAGATAATCAGTCAAATGGAGTGAACAAGATTTCAAAGGTATTAAATCTCGCAGAGAGCATTAATACACCGAATAGAAAAAAGAGCAAAACGGAACATACGGATAATATATCGAGTATTATAAATGTTTCAACGAAATCCGAATCGCATATAATAGCAGATGAATTAATTGGTAAGGCTGTATTCGCTAAATGGTCCGACAATAATTATTATCCCGGTACAgttatcgataaaataaagaCGAAATATAAGGTAAACTTCTATGacggaaaaaataaaatacttatAGAAGATTTTGTTATACCGATACCGAAAGTTTTAAAAGAGGGTTTATCCGTGTATGCCGCTACCAAGAATTACGATTATGGATCGTGCGGTATAATCATCAATGCTGAGATTGTAAATAACGAAGTATATTACACAGTAGAGACAGACGAAGGAGAAAAGCTAGAAGTTCAAATCAAGGATCTCTCTTTATCAGCTGATCAGGCTCAAGTGCTGAAAGAGGAAATCAATTTGGGGAATAAGAGTCTTCCATCTACGCCAAAGCATTTAGGGCAAATAACATTAGATAATATGGTTGATGGAAAAAGACGTTCGAAACGAATCGCCACTCCCAGTTTTTCTACTCCTAAATCTAAACTAATTCAGACTCCTACAAACAAAATTGAAGTAGAACCATCTGTATCGGGTATAACGTCATCGattaaaaaagagaagaaaataccCTTTGAAAGTGATGGCGTTTCCAGCGACTCTAATGTTTCTGTAAAGGACGAAGTCTTTTCTATTGGAGTACAACCTGAAATAATTGGAACCCCGTATGAGCAAGTTGTAAAAGGTCCACAAAATCGAATTAAAAGCAAATCGAGAAGTAAAAAAAAAGTAGATGATGAAGAAACCATTGCAATGTTTGGTCCAATTCCGCGTACAGATTCGAATCTGTTTAAAGGCATGTCTTTCCTTCTTACCTGCGCATCCGTAGAGACTATCGATCGATTTCAAGATGATAAAGATTCAGATCCAGGAACCGAAGATGAGATAGAATGGTCGAAAAAGCCTTTTATAAGAGATAGATTAAACAAGCAAATAGTGGCAGGTGGCGGAAAAGTCTACACTGACTTCAGTGAAATCCCACAAGACGAgtacaaaaatacaaaattaataacgaACGTGCCAAACACAACTGCGAAGACTCTGTTGTGTCTTTCGGTCGGTATACCCGCTTATAATCATAATTGGATAATAAGATGTTGTCAGGAG GGAAAATTTGTAAATCCAGCAGAAGATGGATTACCAGCGGGATGGAGTTTGGATAAAAATTCATATATCGAAATGTTCCAAAGACAAAGCAACAAACCATTGACTCAGGTTGTTGTGATAATTCCAGTTGTAGAGTCTGAAAAACAATTTGCTCCATTTTGGCGCCAAATTTGTGAAAACGCAGGTGCTGTTATTATATTAGCGGATAAAGCAg atGTAATGGAAAGTTTTGTACAGGGAACTGTAGTTCTTACAAATAGTTTGTGCCCATCCTGGGCAGTGGAGAAGGCTAATAAACTACAAATTCCATTACTTTCTACAACATGGATTGTCCAATGTTTGATAGAAGGAAAATTTTGTCCGTATGATGCAAGTGTtcgttataaatataattataaaaaaaatttggTACATTAA